The sequence TATGAAAAGGAATAGTAATTTATAACCCAAGATTTACCAAAAGATCGCATATATAATCGTATGTTGCAGGTTCAAGAGGTTCGAAAGTGCTCTCATCGATTATGCCCAATGCATAGGCTTTACTGAGGCTTGCGCTATATTGTTTGCTTGCTCCTTCAAAATTTGTTTGTGGAGTTATAGTGAGTATGGAGTAGCCATTCTTGAGTTCGTATAACTTAATCAATCCGGCAATAGCCGCTTCGTTAGAAATCTCAGAGGTTTGAGATTCGGTAAATAATCCAGAATGAGTTGCCTGAGATATTTCTGAATCAGAAACTGATTTGTCTAAATCGATAGTTGTGTTTGCATATGCTATGCCAAGCATCAGATTTATAAACGCTGTGCTATTAACAGGTGTATTGCCAAAATATTTTAAGCCAAATTGAGTGATTCCGTATTTGGCAGTAATATCTCGAAGAGACTGAGTTAAATCTCTAGGCAAAGCAACATTGCGAGTTGAGTATAATGCATTGATGCCTATAAGGTTGGTATCAAATATGGAATGCGCACCATCTTCGGCAACAATAGTTTGCGCCGGCATATCTTCCCAAGTTTGTTGCGCGGCATTATATACCCGAGAAACAAGGTTTAGTGGAGAATATGCATTAAGCTTGATGCTGACGTTCATATTTTTACTTAGTGTTGAAACAGATTGAGGAACCATAGTATCGGTTACTAGATGTATCGCCACTTGCTCGGCAACCTGAAACGCATGTGGATAATCTAATTGCATATCGTTGAGATCATAATTTAAAACCTTGACAAATGTAAATACAGCATTGTCAGTGCTTTTTAGATTGCTTAAGTTTATGCCAGCAGGATTAATGTTGTAGATGACATCATTTGTCTCAATCTGCAAATTGATTCCTAGGCTATCCATAGCGGTAAGAAGCATCACAGGCACAGTAAGTTTTCTAACTACTGGATTTTCGATGCCATCAAATAAATTTAAATCAACATCAAAGGTATCTGAATCAGTATTTATTAATTGCGTAATAATACCTTCTGGATTTACAATTGTGTAGTTCCATACACCAGAATCTTGGTCAAAGTCTTCTTCGTAATCGGTTTCAAATTCGATAACGTTATCAGGTTCTCCGGTATACTCATCTTTAGAAGTTTTGGTGACTATTCTAACCCAGTTGCTATACTCGGATTCTTCCTCGAGAGTTCTGTCTGTCTCTCCATCGAGAACAGTGATAATCGACTTAACTTTAACAAAATAGTCTTTATTGGATTTTAGATTGTTAAATTTAATCATGTTTTTGGCAAGAATTTGAAATGGATCTTCATCAGCACCGGCTTCGGTTTTGTTCTCTTCTGTAATTGTAACCACTGTCGCATCAATAAATTCTACGTTATCAGCAAATTCAACAGTGTATGCATAAGTTGTGACAACATTACCCTCTGTAGATTCTCCAAAATCGTTTTCGTCTTTTTCCCATTGAACAGTAACATAATTATGAGTTATTGGATCATATTCTAAATCGAGTTCGATTAGGCTAAGCTTAGAAGCAGGGCCCAAACTGATAGGCACATCAGGTGGCAAAATTTGTTTAGTTTTTGCAAATACAGGTGAGCTCCAAGAAGATTTAAGGTCGCCTTCTTTTTGTTTTGCACGAACCCAGATATAATATTCGGTATCGGGAAAAAGTCCGGTAACTTCTATATATGCATTTTCACCATCACCTACATAAAATTCGCTATTTGCATCCGAAGATAAATCAAATAAAAATGAAACAGCATCGGGACCATCGGGGTCGTCTAATCTGCTATATACTAATTCATAATCAAACTTGTGGTTAAACTTAAAAAACACTTCTATACTACTGTCAGTAACTTCGTTTAGTGTAAGATTTGGAACAATAGGAACTTCTTCTTCGCTGGTAAAGTTTGCTAAAGTATTGTAGATGATAAAACTAGGATAAGACTGAATCAGTTTTGTGCCATCATCTAATAATCGGTATGCTCTCACAAAAGTGATATACGCAGTGTTTGGAAGAAGATCCTCAAGTTTGTGTTCATTCCAAGTTAGTCCTAGATCATCTTGATATGGTCTAATAACAGGTTCTTCCCATCCGGCGTTCCAATCTGCGTTGCCACCTTCGATCTCTGTCATATAAACCCACTCTTCTAGCGACAAAGAACCTTGCATATTTTTGACAGTTTCATAAGGCAAAGTTTGAATTTCGTATTTGATGTTATTGCCCAAAGTTACGGGGCGAGAGGTAAAGTTGTTTTCATAAAAGTTTGCGCCAACAAAATCTTTAACCATTTCGATATTGTTTGGTGTAATTAAATCTATAGGAAATATCTCCAAAGCAGACGGTTGCTTGAAGAATATTTTGGGTTCTGTTTCGGATAAAAATACCTTTGAGTTCCATTGATCGGTAAGAGGAATATTCTCTTCGTAGCCTTTGTAAAAATCTTCGGCTTTGGCAGAACCCTTGTACATCATTTCTTGCCATTCTGTACGCCAAATTATATCTGCTGTCGTGGTGGTAATGCTGTCATTTTTTACCATAACAGGAGGTTTTACAAGAACTGGAGGAATGAAGATATCGCCATTTTTATCGATAGTGATTGCAACAATGGTGGGCTCCGAAATTGCGTATCTGGCACCATCTTGTCGCTTGGCAACGATCTGAATGT is a genomic window of Candidatus Epulonipiscium viviparus containing:
- a CDS encoding fibronectin type III domain-containing protein, which produces MKTKRITAFMLASVMVISLFPINIFANIQNPPTDLYANITHKKNGEFTIVPDVLFGWTRPEIAADKDGDASGSDPAIDVEGSHDLTGYELTTEDFMGTSPGRDMPIGPDTTEQDISVLLESGVFYQINLVARHLHTVVDEATDEKYDSIIESELTSIKIITDLNTQVTGTDEGLEVVFEYIPNIQYTLGYTQGAAGDIGDFPENSDITLKATDLTQDNIFTDPNDGRQYVRYLISEGVSPGQMYSVYVMPDFSEGDPLREQTTIGLDPKVVSAITSIPLKVFNVGNGKIRLEWNISASILENSYSLTKTSIMAQVAGQNPQEIFTFQDNNGALIGYYELYEPEATTVYWLEFEFTDLSTNNTLAPPPTTGKVEYIPYDAVEKPSSPQIPKPFNTGIDLNANIASEYLVKGDTTPYNAENFANQTFTVINNAPVQIQLVWDAYEAAALDGNKTFDYDLVYDIWITERKESLDSSLLENGLAPIERNILIDPDDESTLVKTPFGDLVGFKKTVAQYYDVEEILRPLATNKTYYIQIVAKRQDGARYAISEPTIVAITIDKNGDIFIPPVLVKPPVMVKNDSITTTTADIIWRTEWQEMMYKGSAKAEDFYKGYEENIPLTDQWNSKVFLSETEPKIFFKQPSALEIFPIDLITPNNIEMVKDFVGANFYENNFTSRPVTLGNNIKYEIQTLPYETVKNMQGSLSLEEWVYMTEIEGGNADWNAGWEEPVIRPYQDDLGLTWNEHKLEDLLPNTAYITFVRAYRLLDDGTKLIQSYPSFIIYNTLANFTSEEEVPIVPNLTLNEVTDSSIEVFFKFNHKFDYELVYSRLDDPDGPDAVSFLFDLSSDANSEFYVGDGENAYIEVTGLFPDTEYYIWVRAKQKEGDLKSSWSSPVFAKTKQILPPDVPISLGPASKLSLIELDLEYDPITHNYVTVQWEKDENDFGESTEGNVVTTYAYTVEFADNVEFIDATVVTITEENKTEAGADEDPFQILAKNMIKFNNLKSNKDYFVKVKSIITVLDGETDRTLEEESEYSNWVRIVTKTSKDEYTGEPDNVIEFETDYEEDFDQDSGVWNYTIVNPEGIITQLINTDSDTFDVDLNLFDGIENPVVRKLTVPVMLLTAMDSLGINLQIETNDVIYNINPAGINLSNLKSTDNAVFTFVKVLNYDLNDMQLDYPHAFQVAEQVAIHLVTDTMVPQSVSTLSKNMNVSIKLNAYSPLNLVSRVYNAAQQTWEDMPAQTIVAEDGAHSIFDTNLIGINALYSTRNVALPRDLTQSLRDITAKYGITQFGLKYFGNTPVNSTAFINLMLGIAYANTTIDLDKSVSDSEISQATHSGLFTESQTSEISNEAAIAGLIKLYELKNGYSILTITPQTNFEGASKQYSASLSKAYALGIIDESTFEPLEPATYDYICDLLVNLGL